A stretch of DNA from Telopea speciosissima isolate NSW1024214 ecotype Mountain lineage chromosome 5, Tspe_v1, whole genome shotgun sequence:
TTCAgataaaaatctattttttttttgttgttcacATTAAACCCTAGCTCCTGAGTGAGATTTATCACCCATATTCTTTGCCCGGCTAACTATATAACTCTGATTCTTAAAATTTTCGTATTCTGAGGTTATCGAGTTGCAGTCTTATTTGGATTTTGGTATTATTCTTCAAAATTCATTTCTTagaagagatttttttattcctCTCACAAATTCAGTGTAAACTGAGAGGTATTGATTGCCTAATGTTCTTTTATCATTGTTTCATTTTTCCCTTatcccttgtttttcttttgactATTTTATATAGTTTCCTCTTTGCATTTTTCTCTAGAAGTTTTTTATCGACCAACTTCTTCATTAGTGTGTTATGCACGCTCGGGTGTAATGGAGAATAACTGTCAGATTTCACTATATTAATCTGAGATGCCTTGTCAGATTTTCCCGACCAAGCCTCAAAATTTTAATATGCTGACATTCCATTATCAAGTTTggcattaattttttttttttttgattcatTCTTTCGTTCTCTATTCGTTTATATTAATTTTCTTCCCTAAATCAAGTAATAATTTTCTCCTAAAAGGAAAGCATGTCAAGTGGTATCCAACAGGAATCAATTATCTGTTTGGTCATGATCTCCTCCCCCCGCGCAGAACTCATAAACACACAGTGGGCTATACGGGGAAAATTTGATATTTCTCCTAAAAGGAAAGCATGTCAAGTGACAGGAAAATTGGAACAAAATGAAGTCTCTATTTATGCATGGATATAGAGTTTTTTATCTGTGGATTGTTGTCAAATGCTCTTCCTCAACACCTTGCCTAGCAGTTACTTTACTAAAGACCATCTATATTGATTACTTACAGTCCTTGTTTCATAATTACTGACTAGCTGAAGAACAGAAAAAATTGAGCTTAATTTGTTTTCTGTAAATGCTGTTGTGCTCCACTTGTTCCTTTCTTTGCAGACATGTTTACAGAAAATTGCTTAACTGATTCCTCCAGATTAGTTTATAGGTTCCATATTGTCAAATGAGATGTAGGATATTGGTTCCACTATTATCAATCCACTTTAATGATAAGGGCCTGTATGTTTACTACTATGTCTGAAAAGTTTACCCACTGGACGTGACACAGGCTTTTTCTTTGGGAAGAACCACCATTTTTTTGGAAGTTGAACATTTTTATGCGATATTGTACATTCAtataaggggaaaagaacgctacctggtcgtgtggcccgtgctcctgtgcctagacacagaagcGTGCAAAAGTACCGTGCTGCCctcatggaaaggtggaaatcccgcCTAGGGCGATGCTTGCTCGCGCGCTCCCATTGGCCAGCGTGTGTGTGCAGGCTCTAGAAGCCCAGGCAGCGATCGATTTCCCTTTATATGAGTATTTGATTTCCATGTAGCACATAACCAATTATGTTTTCCTCTTATACTTCAAAAGTCTTTTCTGTGAAATGTCCTATTAATTTTCTTCTGTTATGAGAAGTTCCTGTTCTGGGGAAACATTGGTTTAAGTAGCATCTCTGATGTCCAATGCATTTCATACAGCCATTCTAATGGCTAAATGTTCCCTTCATCAGTTTCAATTGTTTACACATCCTTATTCCTTGCATTATGATATCTACTTCAAAAATTCCCTTTTCACTTTATTCAAATTGATGATAAACAGGCCTATATCATACTTGCCATTTTCAGAAAATATAAACAGTTCTATATCAAGGTATTACATTGATTGTCGATCAGGACATGGATAAGGAATATTGTAATGGTTAGTTTCTTGAAGTGCCAGATGTGTTGCCCCCAACAAGTTGAATTTCTGACACACCCATTTAGCAAATGTCCTGCATATGATGTCCATGTACTTGTAGATTTTTTTGGGTCTAAGCATTAAAGTTGTCCTTACTGATAAACAATTCTATATCATGGTTCTAATAGTGGAATCACATCGTCTGATCTGGATTTGGGTTAGTCATGACCAATTTGATACTGGTTCCTGAAACCATGGGCTGAATTTTCATCATTTCCACCAGGGATTGGCTGATAGCCTGATACTGATACCATTCTGATTCTGGATCCAATCTTCAGAACCTTGTCTTTTTTTTATGCCCCAATGGTGGACATGCGGTAGATAATCATGCACATTTCATACATCCCTCTCTAGATATTGAGATGGCCATGAACCAATGTAGTCATATGATCTCAGAGTTATTGACATTTCATTGATTCTATTTTTCTGTAGGGTGAATACTCTTCATGAGTCTCCCTGGAAAGGTTCAATTATCAAATGTTCGAActaatcatttttatttttgtttccgGAAATCTCCTTGGTGTGGTACATTAAACACTGGTTCTGATCAAGTATATATGCATGAAATGTGTACAGCTTATTGCAAAATTATAGAATCATGATGCCTTAGTTCCTAGGCTCATGATGTTCATATTTTTTATGGAAGTGTATGACATTGAAAGGATGATATTAGGTTGCGTGATGTGCATGAAAAATATATAGATGGTTAATATTTTGATGTTGGAAAAAGAATTAAGATTTATTGCAAGTAATTTTCAGTCCCCCCAAGAAATGGTTGTAGTTGAAGTGTTGGCATACGCATGTTGGTACTACATATGTCTGTCATTGATGCATTGCAAAAATTTGGTACCCTTGTTGCATGACTTACTTTAGTccttattttttgataaataattaACATATAATGAAATGCTTAAGCAGTGCTTAAAAAATGGACCAGTCATTTTAAAATTCAGTCCTGGTGTTGGTACTCCTTTGTCCTGAATTGTCCAGAACAATTTAGGGACATGCTGGCTGTAAATAAACAcgttaaaagaacaaaaaatcattaaaatgaGCAAAAAACTGACTCACACTTTGTAGTtccattgatttgatttttgaggATAAGAAGAGTGACTTGGTTCAGATTGAAGgttctaaaagagctaggggcaggcctaaaatgaccctaggagaagtggtgaggaaagatgTGCATATCTTAGGTCTTGTTCCATGTATGACGTCAAATAGAGCTGTTTGCAGGGAAAGGATCCGCGTTGTTGACCCCGGTTACTGTGTATAAGACTGATTTGTTGTTGTTACAACTATGCTACACATGCATAATTtagttccttttcttttcttttcatctttttattttgtctttgctaggatccatgtagctgaccccatttagttgggttaaggtcgagtttttgttgttgttgttgtaaaccTAAATGTGTCATGAATATTGAGCTGGTCTTTATTGTCTTCTTAGTAATGCATGTGGAGTTTCACATGCTAATTAGAATCTGTTCTTTTGTGTGTTATTTGTGTAAAGAAATTAAGTGTAGTTGACAGCAGTCATGGTATAGTAAAGGTCAGAatctaaggctgtgtttggtatgcattcttggaatagattctgggtTTAGAACGCATTTTAAAACCcgattcttttctattttctctcttcagaatgcataccaaacacagcctaaatctTCATGGTGGTGATACAGTTTATGCATGCATAATGTGGATTTATTACTGTGGTGTAGACTCACATAGTTTATGCACGTTTTAAATGGGCCTATTATTTCTTGAGTCTTGACAAGTTGAatgggtcttttttttttcctgaggTGTAGAAGGGAGCTAACTTAGGTATATCATTAGATATGTGAATTATTGTGGTGCAGATGTAGCTTACACAATTTGGACTGTCCTATTGCCCTTCTGGACCATCCCTAACCTATGGCTTAGCCGAAGTTTGTTATTGAATTAAGGAGTTACGAGGTGGTGCAGAGAATTATTAGGTTCTTCAGAACAAAATTTGCTTCTTGTTTTCCACAAAAAACATGCGACATTCATTTTGTAGCCTCTGGATCCGTTGACTCATCGCTCAGATTGCATCAATAGTTAAGTAGAGCATTAAGGGTGGGTCTTGGTGCaacgataaggttgctccattgtgaccaagtgctcatgggttcgagtctggactctggaaacagcctctctaggGGGAAGTCATCAATGGAAGCGGGTAGCTTAGTTGGCAAGGTCCATGCcttcacaattaagaggtcatgagttcaattCTCCCTGGGGtctatctatccaaaaaaaaaaaaagtggtctCCACTTCGGTGGTAAACTTCTTTGTGATCAAAGTAAGTTTAGCCTGGGGAGTTGGTCTGCTGGCTTGATTGACTGAGCCTGACTGCAGGCAACTTGTTGGCGTCTGCTTATGCATCATACCCTTGATGTGCCTCTACATTTGTTAGGTTCAAACTTAGCAATCCATCCTTGTTGAAAGGTACATGAAACTGTTCCAAGATCCAAATAATTACATTAGCATGGATGCTAGGTATTAACTCATTTCCCATAAAAGTTAACTGCCTTGTTATATTGATAGACTTCGGGAGTACCTTGTCATTGTACTATTGTTTTGGGCTGCACAAATCACCTTGGTATTTGCCATTGCCATGGTTATGGCCACTTACTCATGGTTTTGTCATCTTATAGATCAAAGTGTGTGGAACTTTATAGTAATGTGATCAGGATATTGAGGTGGAGTCAATTTTTATTATAGTCCAGTTGGTTCAACTCTTCTTAAATGCTAAGTTTCATAATTGCTGTTTGTTATTCAGACTAAATAATGTCTCATGAGTGTCACCTTTATCTTAGCAGCAATTATTTTGCTCTTTGTTTAATTAATGATTTTGTGTGTTCATTCTTCTGTTTGACTCTACAGAAATGCAAGGATTGGATAATGTCATCCCCCTTTCACCGCAGTGGCTTTTGCCAAAGCCTGGGGATGGTAAACCTGGAATGGTGACTGGGGTGAGTGATCTTAATTTCTCGTAGTCTATCCAAGTGTTTAACCTGCTTATCTCCAAACAAAGTTGTGGCAATGTAAAttgccatacattgagatgcatATAAGACCAATCTAAATGCTTGTCCACCTTACAATGTGGAAATAACTTAATCTACTTCACAGTTTCTGCTTTCTGTTTGTTTATGGTACAGGAATCCAATTTCAGCCCAAGTCCAGGTCATACCAGCAGTGCAGATGCCTCAAAATCTTCAGGAAATGGTGAGGAAATCCAAGATAATGAGAAGAAAAGGGATGTTTATCGGCCAAGCTTGCTCGATGCAGAATCTGGTCGTAGGGACTGCTGGCGTGATGAAGAACGAGACACAGATTCCTCTATCCGCAGAGATCGTTGGAGGGAGGGAGATAAAGAGCTTGGTGATGCACGCAAAATGGACAGGTGGATGGATAACCCCTCCATTCGACACTCTGGGGAAGCACGCCGTGCCCCATCTGAGAAGTGGACCGATTCTAGTAACAGGGAAACTAGTTATGAACAACGCCGTGAGAGCAAATGGAACACACGTTGGGGGCCAGAAGATAAGGAGTCAGAAAGTTGGCGTGAGAAGTGGCTAGATTCTAGCAGAGATGGTGAAGTGCCTCGTGATAAAGGATTATCTCATCTGAACAATCATGGGAAAGATGACAAGGAGGGAGACTATTATAGGCCATGGCGATCTAACTCTTCCCAAAACCGAGGAAGGGCAGAGCCTCATTACCAAGCTCTGACACCTAACAAGCAGACTCCTACACTTGGTTATGGCAGGGGCCGAGGAGAAAATGCACTTCCGATCTTCTCTGTTGGTCGTGGTAAAGTTAGTTCTGGTGGAAGTGCTGTGAATAGCACTTCTGCCTATTCTCAGTCATTAGGTACTGTCTCAGATAAGGGTGAAAGTGCTCATGTGGAGTCTTCCCCTTTAAGTTATAGTAGGACGAAATTGCTTGATATATACAGGATGACTGATGTGCTTTCCTATGGAAAGCAGTTAGATGGATTTGTAGAAGTTCATTCTCTTACACAAGCAGAGCCATTAGAACCTCTGGCACTTTCCACACCTACTGTGGAGGAACTGGTATTCTGACACAATTTCATTTGCTGAAGTTTATGTtgttatttttggttttggttggtctaatttttttttgttgcttgaATAGGTTATCCTAAAGGGAATCGACAGGGGTGATATAGTGAGCAGTAATATTCCTCAGGTTTCTAAAGATGGTTCTGTTGGACGAAATTCAACTGATTTGGTGCAAACTAGACGAACGAAGCTTGGTATTGTACCCCTTCATGATACATCTGTAATATATCTACATATAGTCGGGGTGTACTTGGGGATCTGGCTTGTGTTATATTTTAAACAGTTCTGGCCTGAATTCTTTGGTAGCCAGCCTATTAGCACTCTAAATGTTGGATGCCAATATTATATGCTGCTGATTCCGGCCCACTTAACACCAATTATCAAGTTTGTACTTTGTAGTGAATTTGATTACCCAgattattttaattgatatattttcattttagcAGGTAGTCGAGAAGATTTACCGTCTTCCATTGATGACTTCAAGGAGGATTCTGACAGTTCGAAAGGTGGGCATTTAAACTATAATGAGAGCATTTCTTATGAAAGGCATGTACACATATTCGGCTGACCCAAAGTTGGAAACAGTTGAGGATCCTCAGGCATACCTTGATAACATGTTTAGTCTAGAAGGTAGCAGTTCTATAAATTACAGTAATGCTATACCAAAAATCTTGGTATCTTCCACATATTGTATAAGCCATGGCGAGGATGGAGGTCGTCACTATTTGATGGGTGAGACCTTAGTAGTTGATAAGTAACTTTCACAAAGTCTTTGAACTAACCATGCCCAACTGGAAGGTCTATGTCTATGAAGGTGGTGGTTATGATCatctaatttgatttttttaattgaaaaataaGACCGAGTCTTGTTGAATGCTGTGTCCTTGgctttctcatttttctttaaCATGTCGCACTAGAGTAGGACGATGAGCACTCCCTTCTCAGGAATACACAAGTTCTTCTTATGCATCATTTCCATTTGCTTTAACATGGATGCTTAACCATCACCACTTCAGTGAGTTTATtttaaccaatttttttttttctttcattgtcTTTGTGCAGCTTTTAGGGAAGATGTTACTGCCACTAAGAAAGTTAATGAGCTGGCAGTTAGTAGGGAAATGAGTGCACATGGAAATTCCTCTGCTCATCCAGGCATTCCATGGAGATCGCAGTCAATAGGAGAGCGCTCACATTTACCATTGCATGATTGGAGAGATTTTCCTACTGAAGTTCGGTCAGCAACTTCTGAAATGGGCTGGTCACATTCACAAAAGGAGCAGGCTGCAGAACAGGAGATTGGTAAAACAGTTCCGCCTTCTTACTACAAGGATGAATCTAACTGGCAAGTTGGTGAGGGTTTTCTTTCCGATATTGGTCGTGACTCTGTTCTTAGAAGGCAATCATCTGAAGTCTTTGACAGGGAAAGGGAAAATCGGAAGGTTATGCTGCAGTCTTCTCCGGAGGAGTTATCCCTGTGTTATAAAGATCCACAAGGTGAAGTTCAGGGTCCTTTCTCTGGAAGTGACCTTATTGGGTGGTTTGAAGCCGGATATTTTAGCATAGACTTGCAAGTACGCCTTGCAAGTGCTTCTCCTGACACACCTTTCTCATTGCTTGGGGATGTTATGCCACACTTGCGAGCAAAAGCAAGGCCTCCACCAGGATTCAGTTCACCGAAACAGAATGAAAATACAGATACATTAAGTAGGCCAAAGTTCAGCAGTCTTGGAAAGCTTCATGCGGGTTCCAGTGAGATTgatatcataaaaaatgaatcaaggagTAGACATGAATCTGGGACTGATGCTGAGAATAGGTTTTTGGAGTCACTGATGTCAGGTAACATGAGCAGTCCTGCACGAGAGAAGTTTGCTTTCCCAGAAGGTAGGTTGTGCGATGGGAATAGATTCTGTTTCAAGTTTGAGTAATTCTGTAATACAGCCTATTTTGCAGCTTGTGTTTTTATTCTTCATCAGATATTTGTACGCTTTTGTTATAAAGCGGCTTTTCTTACTCAAGTGGGTTTGTTTTGATTTGTAGGTCTGCAAGGGTATATTGGGAATAATTCTGGTGGAATGCCTCCAGTGGGAGTAGAAAGTGGTAATGACCTAAATTACCTCTTGGCACAGAGAATATCACTAGAGCGACAGAGGTCTCTTCCCAATGCTCACCCATATTGGCCTGGGAGAGATGCAGCATCCATGGTTCCCAAGGCAGAGCTTGTCCCTGACCCTTCTAGTCAGTTGAAACTCCCATCTTCGATGGTAGATGGCCATCATAAGATTCCTCATCTTCAGAATGTGGACTTAATGTCTGTACTACAAGGAGGTGCATCTGACAATTCTTCATCCTCTGTTAATGGAATTTCCAGTTGGTTAAATTTTCCTGTCCAGAGTGGCTTGGATGCACGCCAGGATAAGATTGACATGCATCATAATCAACAGTTCTCTGGCCAAACCGCATATGTGATGCAGCAACAGAGGATGCAACAACAGAATCAGCCATCTTTGCCAACTTTAATTGCTCAAAACATAGATCATCCTACTGGCATTGTAACCCCGGAAAAATTACTCACTTCTGGTCTCTCTCAAGATCCACAGATGCTAAGTATATTACAACAGCAGTATTTATTATCCCAACTTCAATTAAATCCGCAGGCACCTGTTCCCGCACAACTTTCACTGCTAGATAAGCTCATATTGCTTAAGCAGCAACAGAaacaggagcagcagcagcagctatTGCGGCAGCAACATTTGCTTTCACAAGTTTTGTCTGAACATCAGCCCCATAATCACTTTCCTGAGCCATCTTATGGACATGTGGCAGCCGGAAATGCTTCTGTGGACCTTCGTGGGCTTCGTCCGCCACATGATATGTTTCAGAATAATTCACAGATGCCAGTTCCCAATCTGCAAGATAGTCACATGGCTAACTTTACTACTATGTCCTCGCAACTTCCACAGGATATTGCTTACAGTGTCGGTTCCGAAGCCTCTCCTCTACCTTTACCGCATCAAATTTTTGGTAATCCCACACATCCAAAGGGTTGGGGTGGTACTACACTTCCGGAAAGGATTGATGACATTCAGCAGGAGGATTCATTGTTGGTGCCAACTGTGGTGGATAGCTCACCCTCACTGGAAGTAATGGACAATACTTCACTTAAGCCTCCTACCCTACAGGAACACGTGCTTACTTTGGACAGTTGTGCTGATGTAGTTCAAGCTCAGTTGTCAGAAAGTACACCCACAAGTGGTGAACCTGTTGTAGAATGTACACCCGAAGCTATTTCGATCTCTATACCTCTAGCATCTCCAAAAATCCCTTCTAAGGCTCCACCAGGGGCTGACAAGGCTGAAACATCTGTTTGTGAACAAATGAATGATGTGAAGCCTCCGTCGGCTAGTCTTGTCGAGGAACTGCAAGGTCAAAATGAGCAATGTAAAATTGAGTCCCCAATTGTAAAAGAAGTTAAAAATGCTGAAGTACGTGAGGCAAAGAAGGCTTCAGAGAAGAAGTCCAGAAAGCAAAAATCTTCAAAGGCTCAATCCTCCGTGGACCAGTCAAAGGGAATATCCAAGGCATCTCCTACTCTGCCGTTGAAGCAATCTGAAACTGTGGGATTAGAGGCAAAATCTGACATGCACATGGATGTGGGAGAAGCAGTTTATGGCACATCACCAGTGACAACAGGAGTATCTACTTTTGAAACACTAGCTTCTCAACTTAATAAGAGCGCCTTAGCTGGTAGCATCTCTAGGAATGAAGTTTCATCTATAGAAGGCAAGGTTGAAACAAGAGAAGTCGAATCTGTTACAATGCATAGCACACAGGGACATTCAGGACAAAAAGCTTGGAAATCTGGTCCTGGTCTCAAAGCTAAGTCCCTTCTGGAAATTCAACAGGAAGAACAGCGGAAGGTTCAGATGGAGATGACTATCTCTGAGAATGCCACATCCGTCAACTCTATGAGCTCCTCAACCCCTTGGGCTGGGGTTGTTGCGAATGCAGAGCCTAAGATTGTTAGAGATAGTCATCAAGATGCAGTTAGTGCACATACTATCACTGGAAAAGCTGAAAGTTCTGTCAACCCAGTGAGCAAAAAGAGCCAGTTACATGACCTATTGGCCGAAGAAGTTTTGGCAAAGTCTAATGAAAGAATTACGGAGGTTTCTGTCAATGTCTCTAATCTGCCAGTCAGTATCCAAGCAGATCTGATTGTTGACAATGATGATTTCATCGAGGCAAAAGACACTAAAAAGAGCCGCAAAAAGTCTGCGAAGGGTAAGGGTATGGCTGCTAAGGCTTCAACACCCATTGCTTCTGCTGATATGCCGATTGCATCAAGTCCTATTGAGAAAGCAAAGAGTTCTCGTCAGGTACAGCAGGAGAAGGATGCGTTACCCACTCCACCGTCAGGTCCATCCTTGGGAGATTTTGTGATCTGGAAGGGGGAGGCTGCAAATCCTTTGCCTGCCCCGGCCTGGTCGACTGACTCAGGGAAGCTAACTAAGCCAACATCACTAAGGGACATCCTAAAGGAACAGGAGAAAAAGTTTTCCTCAGTCCAGAACCAAATCCAAATCCCATCTCCCCAGAAAGTGCAATCAACCCGCAACACCCGTGGAAGTGGCTCTTCATGGCCAGTCTCTGGGTCATCTCCATCTAAGGCTGCGTCTCCAATTCAAATCAATTCCCTTGCTTCTGTCCATTCAAAATCTAAGGCAGAGGATGATTTGTTCTGGGGTCCACTGGATCAATCAAAACAAGAAGCGAAACAGTATGTTTCTGATGAtacctttttctttatttttatattaatatCTTGCagttaattcttttttttttttttgtgattattATAATTTATCTGTGGTCTATTATTTTGTGCATGTTGCTTATTGTTTCGTATTCTTTCATCACTCCATCAAATTTCTATAAGCTTTAATCCACATGCAATGTTTCTTTCATTTACAGATTATAAGCTTGTTTAGCTTGAGGTTAGTAGGTTACTGGAAAGCAATTTTAGGATATTTAAGATTTATTTCTATATTGGGATTAACaagcttttatttttattgggtagATTAAATAGGAGATTTGCTTGAGTTAGTTTCCTATTCTGGATATAGTTGTTTTAGTAGGTAGGagtcttttcttatttatatggcATGTACTGTGATGGAGTTTCTGAATTGAATAATGGAATATTGagtttttgttttagttgaaGCCTGTGTGGCCTAGGGCAGCTTGGATGTTGTTCCTTCTGCTCCCccactctctttctttctcctttccttctcagGTACGTTATCCTTTCTTCTCCCCTGCAGTTCcatattctttctttctccctttcttcttctacatcTTCCTAATCCTCTTCTCTCCTTGCCCCTTACCTGTTATCCTTTGctgttttccttttctgttctCTGCTTGCATATACTGCGTGGCTGAGAAACAAACTTCAAAGCCCTGCAGCCTCTCGATGATTTGGACTGATCTTTTAGGGTTTGCTAGCATACCCCTACCCCTTATCTGTCCTTAAGGACCCCCTTTGTGGTGAGTTGCAAACCAGCAACTACAGATGGTTGTTGCCTTGCCATCTAGATCTGATTTCAGAGGTTCGATTCTCTTCACTTGCTGTTTCGGTAACTCCTTGGTTGCATTCGATAGATTGTTGAGTTGGAGTCTCCCCTAAAATCTCAAGAGGATTGGATCTCCATCGGCTGAGTT
This window harbors:
- the LOC122661228 gene encoding protein ESSENTIAL FOR POTEXVIRUS ACCUMULATION 1-like isoform X3, translating into MIRACMFTEMQGLDNVIPLSPQWLLPKPGDGKPGMVTGESNFSPSPGHTSSADASKSSGNGEEIQDNEKKRDVYRPSLLDAESGRRDCWRDEERDTDSSIRRDRWREGDKELGDARKMDRWMDNPSIRHSGEARRAPSEKWTDSSNRETSYEQRRESKWNTRWGPEDKESESWREKWLDSSRDGEVPRDKGLSHLNNHGKDDKEGDYYRPWRSNSSQNRGRAEPHYQALTPNKQTPTLGYGRGRGENALPIFSVGRGKVSSGGSAVNSTSAYSQSLGTVSDKGESAHVESSPLSYSRTKLLDIYRMTDVLSYGKQLDGFVEVHSLTQAEPLEPLALSTPTVEELVILKGIDRGDIVSSNIPQVSKDGSVGRNSTDLVQTRRTKLAGSREDLPSSIDDFKEDSDSSKAFREDVTATKKVNELAVSREMSAHGNSSAHPGIPWRSQSIGERSHLPLHDWRDFPTEVRSATSEMGWSHSQKEQAAEQEIGKTVPPSYYKDESNWQVGEGFLSDIGRDSVLRRQSSEVFDRERENRKVMLQSSPEELSLCYKDPQGEVQGPFSGSDLIGWFEAGYFSIDLQVRLASASPDTPFSLLGDVMPHLRAKARPPPGFSSPKQNENTDTLSRPKFSSLGKLHAGSSEIDIIKNESRSRHESGTDAENRFLESLMSGNMSSPAREKFAFPEGLQGYIGNNSGGMPPVGVESGNDLNYLLAQRISLERQRSLPNAHPYWPGRDAASMVPKAELVPDPSSQLKLPSSMVDGHHKIPHLQNVDLMSVLQGGASDNSSSSVNGISSWLNFPVQSGLDARQDKIDMHHNQQFSGQTAYVMQQQRMQQQNQPSLPTLIAQNIDHPTGIVTPEKLLTSGLSQDPQMLSILQQQYLLSQLQLNPQAPVPAQLSLLDKLILLKQQQKQEQQQQLLRQQHLLSQVLSEHQPHNHFPEPSYGHVAAGNASVDLRGLRPPHDMFQNNSQMPVPNLQDSHMANFTTMSSQLPQDIAYSVGSEASPLPLPHQIFGNPTHPKGWGGTTLPERIDDIQQEDSLLVPTVVDSSPSLEVMDNTSLKPPTLQEHVLTLDSCADVVQAQLSESTPTSGEPVVECTPEAISISIPLASPKIPSKAPPGADKAETSVCEQMNDVKPPSASLVEELQGQNEQCKIESPIVKEVKNAEVREAKKASEKKSRKQKSSKAQSSVDQSKGISKASPTLPLKQSETVGLEAKSDMHMDVGEAVYGTSPVTTGVSTFETLASQLNKSALAGSISRNEVSSIEGKVETREVESVTMHSTQGHSGQKAWKSGPGLKAKSLLEIQQEEQRKVQMEMTISENATSVNSMSSSTPWAGVVANAEPKIVRDSHQDAVSAHTITGKAESSVNPVSKKSQLHDLLAEEVLAKSNERITEVSVNVSNLPVSIQADLIVDNDDFIEAKDTKKSRKKSAKGKGMAAKASTPIASADMPIASSPIEKAKSSRQVQQEKDALPTPPSGPSLGDFVIWKGEAANPLPAPAWSTDSGKLTKPTSLRDILKEQEKKFSSVQNQIQIPSPQKVQSTRNTRGSGSSWPVSGSSPSKAASPIQINSLASVHSKSKAEDDLFWGPLDQSKQEAKQSDFPSLAKQSGWGSKATAVKGTVAGSTSRQKSTGSRSTDYSVSSSAVSQSLLRGKRDTISKQSEAMDFRDWCESESVRLTGTKDTSFLEFCLKQSTSEAETLLIENLASFDPDHEFIDKFLNYKELLSADVIEIAFRSRNDRRLDGFGVGDVNTESAGAGDFDSDMAADGSTKSGGKKKGKKGKKVSSAVLGFNVVSNRIMMGEIQTLED
- the LOC122661228 gene encoding protein ESSENTIAL FOR POTEXVIRUS ACCUMULATION 1-like isoform X1, whose protein sequence is MAGKSNADTRHHLSVNTPPQITKEMQGLDNVIPLSPQWLLPKPGDGKPGMVTGESNFSPSPGHTSSADASKSSGNGEEIQDNEKKRDVYRPSLLDAESGRRDCWRDEERDTDSSIRRDRWREGDKELGDARKMDRWMDNPSIRHSGEARRAPSEKWTDSSNRETSYEQRRESKWNTRWGPEDKESESWREKWLDSSRDGEVPRDKGLSHLNNHGKDDKEGDYYRPWRSNSSQNRGRAEPHYQALTPNKQTPTLGYGRGRGENALPIFSVGRGKVSSGGSAVNSTSAYSQSLGTVSDKGESAHVESSPLSYSRTKLLDIYRMTDVLSYGKQLDGFVEVHSLTQAEPLEPLALSTPTVEELVILKGIDRGDIVSSNIPQVSKDGSVGRNSTDLVQTRRTKLAGSREDLPSSIDDFKEDSDSSKAFREDVTATKKVNELAVSREMSAHGNSSAHPGIPWRSQSIGERSHLPLHDWRDFPTEVRSATSEMGWSHSQKEQAAEQEIGKTVPPSYYKDESNWQVGEGFLSDIGRDSVLRRQSSEVFDRERENRKVMLQSSPEELSLCYKDPQGEVQGPFSGSDLIGWFEAGYFSIDLQVRLASASPDTPFSLLGDVMPHLRAKARPPPGFSSPKQNENTDTLSRPKFSSLGKLHAGSSEIDIIKNESRSRHESGTDAENRFLESLMSGNMSSPAREKFAFPEGLQGYIGNNSGGMPPVGVESGNDLNYLLAQRISLERQRSLPNAHPYWPGRDAASMVPKAELVPDPSSQLKLPSSMVDGHHKIPHLQNVDLMSVLQGGASDNSSSSVNGISSWLNFPVQSGLDARQDKIDMHHNQQFSGQTAYVMQQQRMQQQNQPSLPTLIAQNIDHPTGIVTPEKLLTSGLSQDPQMLSILQQQYLLSQLQLNPQAPVPAQLSLLDKLILLKQQQKQEQQQQLLRQQHLLSQVLSEHQPHNHFPEPSYGHVAAGNASVDLRGLRPPHDMFQNNSQMPVPNLQDSHMANFTTMSSQLPQDIAYSVGSEASPLPLPHQIFGNPTHPKGWGGTTLPERIDDIQQEDSLLVPTVVDSSPSLEVMDNTSLKPPTLQEHVLTLDSCADVVQAQLSESTPTSGEPVVECTPEAISISIPLASPKIPSKAPPGADKAETSVCEQMNDVKPPSASLVEELQGQNEQCKIESPIVKEVKNAEVREAKKASEKKSRKQKSSKAQSSVDQSKGISKASPTLPLKQSETVGLEAKSDMHMDVGEAVYGTSPVTTGVSTFETLASQLNKSALAGSISRNEVSSIEGKVETREVESVTMHSTQGHSGQKAWKSGPGLKAKSLLEIQQEEQRKVQMEMTISENATSVNSMSSSTPWAGVVANAEPKIVRDSHQDAVSAHTITGKAESSVNPVSKKSQLHDLLAEEVLAKSNERITEVSVNVSNLPVSIQADLIVDNDDFIEAKDTKKSRKKSAKGKGMAAKASTPIASADMPIASSPIEKAKSSRQVQQEKDALPTPPSGPSLGDFVIWKGEAANPLPAPAWSTDSGKLTKPTSLRDILKEQEKKFSSVQNQIQIPSPQKVQSTRNTRGSGSSWPVSGSSPSKAASPIQINSLASVHSKSKAEDDLFWGPLDQSKQEAKQSDFPSLAKQSGWGSKATAVKGTVAGSTSRQKSTGSRSTDYSVSSSAVSQSLLRGKRDTISKQSEAMDFRDWCESESVRLTGTKDTSFLEFCLKQSTSEAETLLIENLASFDPDHEFIDKFLNYKELLSADVIEIAFRSRNDRRLDGFGVGDVNTESAGAGDFDSDMAADGSTKSGGKKKGKKGKKVSSAVLGFNVVSNRIMMGEIQTLED